From Leptolyngbya sp. KIOST-1, one genomic window encodes:
- a CDS encoding PetM family cytochrome b6-f complex subunit 7, with protein sequence MEGERMGGEIFSTAITIFTLTLVGLGIGFLMLRVQGGEE encoded by the coding sequence GTGGAAGGAGAGCGTATGGGCGGCGAAATTTTTAGTACGGCGATCACAATTTTTACCCTCACCCTGGTGGGCCTGGGCATTGGCTTTCTAATGCTGCGGGTACAGGGCGGCGAGGAGTAG